The Amycolatopsis japonica nucleotide sequence ATGCGCGGTGGTGGCTTCCCAGGTCTTCAGGTACGACTCCGCTCCTTTCGCGAGGTCGTCGATGACAGCCTGCCCGCCGACCATGCGGACGTCCTCGATCCAGTCCGGGATCAGGCCGTAGTGCGCGGCGCCGTCGACGTTGACGTCCCAGACCCGTTCGCCGGTCTTCTGCCGGTCCATCGTCGTGGCGCCGTCGAAGGTGCGATACGGGTAGACCACCGGGTTGCTCGCGCCGGTGCGCGGCGCGGGCCAGCCGCCGACACCGTTCATGTCGGCACCGAAGCCGTAGCCGACCTTGTACTGGTCGCGCAGGGCCTTGTTGCGCCGCCACTCGTTGACGAAGCTCTCCGAGCCGTTGTCGTAGCCGGTGATGAATCCGCCCAGTTTGTACACCCGCTCGGACCAGCCCGCGTCCATCCAGCTGTGTGTGGACAGCACGCCCGGGTAGTTCTCCGCTTCGAGGATGTCCAGGGTGCGCGCGGCCGCCTTGACGCTCATATGGTCGAGCTCGACCATCATGTTCCGTTCCATCATGCGGCGCAGGGCGTGTTCGCCGAGGCGGGTGAGCCCTCGGGTGTTGCAGCGCTTGGCCGGGTCGCCGCCCGCGATCGGGTTGTCCTGCTGCGGACCCGGGCACACCTCGGTCGTCCACGTGGTGGCGCAGCAGGAGAACTGACCGGCCTGGAGGATCTGGCCGGTGGTTCCCGAGTCGAAGCGCACGCCGCACAGGCCGTTGTCGAACTTGTGGCACAGGAACATGCTGCGCACGCCGAGCGAGTACAGCTCGTTGATCCCGGCGTCGATCTGCGCGGCGGAGCACTGCGCGACGTCCATGATCATCTTGCAGCCGAAGGGTTCCGAGGTCTCCACCCCGAGGATGATCGCCAGCTTGCCGTCCATCACCACCTGGCGGGCCTGCTCCGGGCTGGTGACGATCCGGAAGAAGCCCTTGCCGGGGCCGCCGTAGATGCCGTCGATGTAGTCCTGCATCTCCCAGGACTTGCGTGCTTGGAGCCGGATGGCGTCCATCTCGTCGCAGCCGCGGTCCTTGGGCATGATCGGCAAGGCGCACAGGACGCCGTTGGAGACCAGGTCGTTGACCATGATGCGCAGCCCGCCGCGCCACGCCCGCTCGATCCAGGCGTAGTAGTTCTGCTGATGCGTCAGCGACTTGTGGGTCGGCCATTCCTTGAAGGACGGCCAGCCGACCGGGTCGTGGTGCCCGTCCGGATCGGCCGTGAGATTCTCGAAGGTGGCGCCCCTGCCGTCGGGGTAGTGCTCGGGGCAGTCCTTCAGCGCGTCGGCGACGCCCGCGGGCGAGAACGGTTTGCCGCAGATCAGCCTGCCGCCGAAGCCCTCGTTGGCGAGTATGTGGTTGTGGCCGTCGACGAAGCCGCGGACCTCCCCGCCTTGAGCGCCGGTGAACGGGGCGCCGGTCGCGCCGATCTCGCTGTCCGGACTGGGCCGGTTCGGCGGCTCCCACCAGTTCGACGCTGCCGACGACGTCGGCGTGACGCCGACGACGAGCGCGATGGCGGCCAGCGCGGCCATCGCGAGTGACAGGACCCTGCGAAGCCGTCTCATCGAGAACCTCCTGTGCGCGCCCCACGGTGGGAGTCCATCGGGATGATGGTGACGGCAGACACAATGTGAGTCAAGTTCATGTTTTCTCGCGCCGCGACCCAGCCGGGTGTCGCGGCCGCGATCGTCGGGGCGAGCAGGCCGAGTACCGGAATTGGGGTGGTGTCGCCTGGGGTGAAGGTCGGGGACAAGCCTGCGGGGTATGCGCCTGGGGTGCGGAACTGGTGAGGTGTCGTGGCGTCTCGCCGTTTCCGGCAGCCGTCCAAAGCGGTCACGTCGCGAAGTCGGCCACGCGAGCCCCGTCGCCATTTCCCGGCAACGAGCCCCCAAGCCCACTCCGGAAACCCCAGAGTTCGTCCGCCTTCCCGTCCCGCTCACCCGAGATGATGCTGATCGCGTTGACTCCGAGCCCGGGCCACCTGATCTGAAGGTCCGAAGTGGACGGTCAGCGTCGGTTCGAGGCTTGGAGGGCTTCGTCGACGGTGTGGTAGAGCCTCAGCACGATGTCGAGTCCGGTGATTTCGATGGGCCGGATCACGGGGCTGTTGGAGTCCACGGCGATGCGAAGTGATTTTCCTTGTTCTTTCGCGTACGCGTCGGTGGTGATCAGCGTGGCAAGGCCGGCGGAGTCGAGGAAGTCCACTGTGGCCAGATCCAGAACACAGGTACCGGCGGTGTCGTCGATCGCGGACATGACCGCCGTGCGCAGTGCCGGCGCGGCCTCGGTGTCGACCTCACCGGTCACCGCGACCACGACGCCCCCGCTCACGACGCGGCGGACGATGTCCAAGTCGGGTGGTGGCGGTTCGGCCTGGGACGGGTGACTCACGAGGATCGACGGTACCGGACCGGCGATGCCACGAGATGCGACGCCGGTCCGGATTTCGCCCGTTCCGCGGCGCACGGCTAGTCCTCGCCGTGCCAGGTGCGTGCCGTCGACAAGTGCGGCGCGTGACCGCTGTTTCCCCCGCGCTGCAACGCGAGTTCGACCCACACGGTTTTGTGGTCGGCGAAGTTCTGCACGCCCCAGGTGGAGGAGAGCCGGTCGATCAGCAGCAAGCCACGCCCGCCGGAACCGTCCGGGGTCCGCCTCTGCGGCTGACGCGGCGAGGCGTCGTCGACCTCGATCCGCACGTACCGGCCCTGATGCGTGAGTCCGAGACGGCAGACGCGGGGCGCGTCACCGTGCCGGTGGGCGTTGCTGATCAGTTCGTCCGCCACCAGAACCGCATCGTCCACGGCGAGTCCCCGGTAGCGGCACAGCATCTGCCGGACGCCATGGCGGACGTCCCTGGTCGCGGTCGTGTCCAGATCGAAGGTCACGTCGCCCGGATTCGGCTCGTTGCGCTCAGTTGTCCCCGGCTGCGTCGACATCCGTCCCACCGCCTCGTTCTAGACTTCTGATCGGAAACATCGCGCACTGAATCCAGTACCCCGAGGCGAGCAAAGGCAAACTCCAAGGGGCGGCGCGTCACCTTCATCCGCGGGCTCG carries:
- a CDS encoding STAS domain-containing protein, which gives rise to MSHPSQAEPPPPDLDIVRRVVSGGVVVAVTGEVDTEAAPALRTAVMSAIDDTAGTCVLDLATVDFLDSAGLATLITTDAYAKEQGKSLRIAVDSNSPVIRPIEITGLDIVLRLYHTVDEALQASNRR
- a CDS encoding discoidin domain-containing protein, which translates into the protein MRRLRRVLSLAMAALAAIALVVGVTPTSSAASNWWEPPNRPSPDSEIGATGAPFTGAQGGEVRGFVDGHNHILANEGFGGRLICGKPFSPAGVADALKDCPEHYPDGRGATFENLTADPDGHHDPVGWPSFKEWPTHKSLTHQQNYYAWIERAWRGGLRIMVNDLVSNGVLCALPIMPKDRGCDEMDAIRLQARKSWEMQDYIDGIYGGPGKGFFRIVTSPEQARQVVMDGKLAIILGVETSEPFGCKMIMDVAQCSAAQIDAGINELYSLGVRSMFLCHKFDNGLCGVRFDSGTTGQILQAGQFSCCATTWTTEVCPGPQQDNPIAGGDPAKRCNTRGLTRLGEHALRRMMERNMMVELDHMSVKAAARTLDILEAENYPGVLSTHSWMDAGWSERVYKLGGFITGYDNGSESFVNEWRRNKALRDQYKVGYGFGADMNGVGGWPAPRTGASNPVVYPYRTFDGATTMDRQKTGERVWDVNVDGAAHYGLIPDWIEDVRMVGGQAVIDDLAKGAESYLKTWEATTAHRLGTDLAHAKPATASSTEWNPFVNLSPSRAVDGDRSTRWSSSWNDGQWYYVDLGSERNVGRVTIDWEAAYASEYRIEAWSEASGTWQTAWSTTAGDGGIDTARFEPVTTRWVRFVGVKRATRYCFSFWEFGVFAS
- a CDS encoding ATP-binding protein; this encodes MSTQPGTTERNEPNPGDVTFDLDTTATRDVRHGVRQMLCRYRGLAVDDAVLVADELISNAHRHGDAPRVCRLGLTHQGRYVRIEVDDASPRQPQRRTPDGSGGRGLLLIDRLSSTWGVQNFADHKTVWVELALQRGGNSGHAPHLSTARTWHGED